A segment of the Nasonia vitripennis strain AsymCx chromosome 2, Nvit_psr_1.1, whole genome shotgun sequence genome:
CAAGCGTTGTGTTGCTGCAAATTACTGTTTCGtgaagaagataaaaaaaagaatttaattCAATTTGATCGATaaattttggtcaatttatCAGTCGAGTTTTTCATGCGAAGTCAAACGGTTTGAATATTTAGTGCTagtttacattattttttcgaCGGCTGAACCTACGGAATGTTACCCAATGACTACGAAATCCGAGATTTGAAGGACCAGGACAGGCCGCTTCTTTTGGGTTTTATAATGCAGCATTTTTATCTGAAAGAATATCTGCTGAAGACGTACTTTGCTAAGAACGAGGACCAGATCACGGAAAAAGACTGGCGCACCATAAAGGAAGATTTCGAAACAAGGCATAAGTCTCTCGTGGCTAGTTCATCGGGTCTCATCGCTGTACACCTTGAGACGCAACAGATTGCCGGTGTGCTGATGTATTCCATAGTAGACAACCCAAATTCTACAAGTACCATTGACTGCAATTCTCCAAACGACACGAGAAAAGATCCACCGAAATCAAAGTTGCTGTCAGACTTTTTCGATCTGGTTCTGCGCGTTGCCAACAGCAGTGTAGACATTTTCCAACGATTCCCCGAATTCAAAACCGCCATGAAACTGAACATCGTCTGCGTGGATTCTACCCGTCGATCTCGAGGTTTGTTCAAAGCTTTGGTGCATTCCGCTGTCACTCTAGCCAGGGATAGAAAAGCGCCTGTCGTCTGTGGATTGTTCACGTCGTCATTTACACATGCTGCCCTCGAAAAGCAAGGATTCGAGTATTTGAATAATATGAACATCATGAGTTTTCGAGACTTGCAGGGCAACGCAATTTACGAGGGCACGTCGAAGCCGTGTGAGATCGCGACGATGGCACTGGTACTGTGATGGATATCCGTTTTAAGATTATTATCGACGTTTATATTAACtctaataaaacattttctatcCAAACGTCAATCAGCTCTAATCACTCCCTATAAAGCAATACCTCGGACAAAATTCAAGTCTAACGAGGCTTCTGTTATCCCATCATTCTTATAAAGGGTATAGAGTCCGCGATTCTACCGCCCGactgaataaatatttatcgttGTTTCCAGACGCATCCACATATCCCTCCCAATACCAAAGCCAGCCTGTCCTCCTCCTGTTTTCGACCAACAACATACAGCTCCTCTGCAACACGGCATATCCATCCGACTGCGGGAGaagaggagaaagaaagaaagaagcagcagcagcagcagcaacgaggCTGTTACGACCGGTAGAAACGAGCGGCGGCAGCCGTACATCGATATAAATTATtgacgagagcgagcgagaaatgCTAGTAGCACTCggccgtccgtccgtccgtcggCTCGCTCCGGCGTAATGATAAAGCGCGCCGTGGCGGCTCCTTTCACCCGGTGCATGCAGTGCTGCACCTTGTGATGCATATAACGCGGCTATATAACACActgtgcgcgcgagcaaagTGTACAAGGAGAGCTCTCTCGTCGAGCCGCTTGTTATCTCTGAGCAGACTGGCTCGCGGGCTATATTCCTCCACCTCCTCCCCCTCCTTCTCTGCTTCGTCTTCGCTCGATTCAGAGCCTTGTAATCTTTCGCGCGGCTATTCTATAATTCCGCTTTTCCGAGGCGCAAAGCTGCGCCGCCGTCATTGCTTCTTTTTCgatacacatacacgcgtCTGCTTTGCTCTATTTACGCGTCTTGTTATTCaatgcatacacacacacacacacacacacacagacacgagGGGGTATAACGAGTATGTGCGTTACACGTATTTTGTTATTCTATTAATACGGCTGGTTGCCGACGCGACCGGGGCACACGCGGATTAATTATGAATGACGATGCAGCGCGTCTCGCGCAGGGTAATGACTGCTCTTCCTCGTTCACTTCTTGATGGGTGGCATGTGTACTGACAACGGGAACGTCGTATCCATAAttgaaaagtattttttttccgTCGCGTACAACACGGGCTGTATGGGGTTCGGGGCagaattttattgaaattattcAAGCGAGCAGCTCTCGACGATGTCGCATTAcacatttttcaatatttataaaacgGTATAAACGTACGCATATAACAAGGCACAAGCACGTTCATCAAATCAAACCACAATATGCCGAGCACATTATTCAATAAGCCTATAAGCGATAAATGTTTGATGAGAAACGCACGACGAGCCTGGAAAATAGTCCATAAGATGAtaagatctctctctctctctctctctctttctctctctctctctctctctctctctctctctctctctctttctgcgtTACGGAAAGCGTTTTCATATCCAAatcgtattattatttaaccaCCATCCTCCACGGCGCGTATCCGACAATTGAAGCCcccgtatacacacgcgcatgAAATGAAATCATCCCCCGCGCATAAATGCATCAAATCGCTACCGCGTTACACGCTATTATATTATCCTCGCGAGCATTATACAAGTACAACAGGCCCTCGACTTCCTCGTCTCTAATACATCGGAGAGAGAATCGAGTCGCTCTTTTTCACGGTGTACgtcgaataataaaaaaaaaaaacaacagaaaaaggaaaaaggatagaagaagcagaagagaGGACCGAGTTCCGGACTTCCTCACCTGCAACTTGTCCGTGACGAAGCGTCGAGAGCGATCGACACGCTCGACCGGCCTGTAATCTTTCTGCTCGCGGGAAGCCGCGGCTAAACGGCGAGGAGTAGAAGGAAAaaagccgctcgcgcgcgcgcgcgagaaccaTTCAATTTGGAGAGGCTCTTTTTCGGAGGATCAGAGGAATTACACGACCGCCGCCGCGAGtcgctttttttccctccAGTCTACGGGATATTTCGTTT
Coding sequences within it:
- the LOC116738524 gene encoding uncharacterized protein LOC116738524; protein product: MLPNDYEIRDLKDQDRPLLLGFIMQHFYLKEYLLKTYFAKNEDQITEKDWRTIKEDFETRHKSLVASSSGLIAVHLETQQIAGVLMYSIVDNPNSTSTIDCNSPNDTRKDPPKSKLLSDFFDLVLRVANSSVDIFQRFPEFKTAMKLNIVCVDSTRRSRGLFKALVHSAVTLARDRKAPVVCGLFTSSFTHAALEKQGFEYLNNMNIMSFRDLQGNAIYEGTSKPCEIATMALVL